Proteins encoded within one genomic window of Camelina sativa cultivar DH55 chromosome 19, Cs, whole genome shotgun sequence:
- the LOC104765697 gene encoding uncharacterized protein LOC104765697, translated as MRSRSGVGQVCDCGLPAKMFISKTARNPNRRFLGCELYKEGGNGHCKYFSWVDEEEVKGWPRRALVEAQAEINEKNKIISQLSTTIMELKGDLERNQLQKKKIDDMEAIVSRQRLVITGLTGLLVCAIGVIVLG; from the exons ATGAGGAGCAGGTCTGGAGTCGGGCAAGTTTGTGATTGTGGATTGCCGGCGAAGATGTTCATCTCGAAAACGGCAAGAAATCCAAATCGAAGGTTCCTCGGGTGTGAGCTGTACAAG GAAGGTGGTAATGGTCACTGTAAGTACTTTAGTtgggttgatgaagaagaagtgaaaggcTGGCCGAGAAGAGCATTGGTTGAAGCTCAAGCAGAAATTAATGAGAAGAATAAGATAATAAGTCAACTATCAACGACAATCATGGAGCTGAAGGGGGATTTAGAGAGAAATcagttgcagaagaagaagattgatgatATGGAAGCAATTGTGTCTCGTCAACGCCTCGTTATCACGGGTTTGACAGGCTTGCTTGTTTGTGCAATTGGAGTCATCGTACTTGGTTAA